DNA from Timaviella obliquedivisa GSE-PSE-MK23-08B:
ATTGAGATAGCGCTCGAATTCTTGTCCTAATTCCTGTTGGTCGAGTCTGGCAATTTCGCTAAGCGATCGCCCTTTCAGTCGATCGTTCAAAAAGTTAGAAAGAATCTGCAATTCTCGATCAAGCTGCTCGGCAGGGGGGACTTGATCATCGGGTGCGGGCATCAGGTCTACTAGCATCGACTGAGTTTCGTAGGAATCGAGCACGACAATCAGCATCACCCGCCCCGGATCAATCTGGACAAGCTGAAGATGCCGCATGGAGGCAGTATTGGCTTGGGGCATAGTGACTAGCGTAATATAGCCACTCAAAGTAGAGAGAATTTGGGCGGCTCCCCGTAATACTGTCTCAAAGCTGCGCTCTTCCAAATTTAGCTGGGCTGATAGTACCTGATCAACCTGACGAGCGATCGCCTCTGATGGAATCACGAGTTGATCGACATAGATGCGGTAGCCCGAGTCAGAAGGCACCCGCCCTGCCGAAACGTGAGGCTGGTAGAGCAGTCCTTCTTTCTCTAGATAGCCCATCGCATTCCGAATGGTGGCAGAACTGACCCGAGGATTAAAATCTTCGAGCAATGCTTCTGACCCCACAGGTTTAGCCGTAGCAATATAGTGGCGTATTGTTGCCCCCAACACCTGTTGTTGCCGAAGA
Protein-coding regions in this window:
- the hrcA gene encoding heat-inducible transcriptional repressor HrcA, whose amino-acid sequence is MAIQLNLRQQQVLGATIRHYIATAKPVGSEALLEDFNPRVSSATIRNAMGYLEKEGLLYQPHVSAGRVPSDSGYRIYVDQLVIPSEAIARQVDQVLSAQLNLEERSFETVLRGAAQILSTLSGYITLVTMPQANTASMRHLQLVQIDPGRVMLIVVLDSYETQSMLVDLMPAPDDQVPPAEQLDRELQILSNFLNDRLKGRSLSEIARLDQQELGQEFERYLNLLRKSLIDLSQRTQTSFSTQILINGVAEVLRRQPEFAELQQVQTIMQLLESEQDQILSLIFETAEPGGKRVTVRIGAENPLEPFRTCTLVSATYQRGSVPVGSVGMLGPTRMMYENAIALVEATADYLSETLSQST